The Blattabacterium cuenoti sequence AAAGGAATCTTTAAGTGTAATCCTGCTTGACGAATGCTATAAAATTTTCCAAGTCTTTCAACAACAGCGGCTGTTTCTTGATGAACTATAAAAACAAAACTAGAAAAAAAAGAAAGGATTAAAAGAATTAATAATCCATAAAATAGTAAACTAAAAATGCTCATATATATATATAAAATTTATAACATTCCAAGTTCTAAACGAGCTTCTTCACTCATAAATTCTCTACTCCAAGGAGGATCAAACGTTAAAACTACATCTACCTTTTTAATTCCCTCAATAGATTGAACTTTTTCTTTGACTTTTATAGGCAAACTGTCTGCAACGGGACAATTCGGTGTAGTGAGAGTCATGACTATTTTTACCTCTTCTTCATGAGATACTTGTATATCATAAATAAGACCAAGTTCATAAATATCTACCGGGATTTCTGGATCATATATACTTTTCAATACATAAACAATACGATCCTCTAAATCTAAAGAGGAATAATCTTCTTTCATTTCAAATTATATTCATTTTAATTTGGTTCCAAATTTATCAAAAAAACGAATAGGATAACCCAAATTTCTCAAAATGGGCAAAATATCATTAGCTTTTCCTATAATTATGACTCTCCCATTTTTTCCAGAAAAAAATTTTTTACATGAAGAATGTACATCCGAAATAGTTACAGACTGTACACTATTCAAATAATTTTTGTAGAATCCACTTGGAAGATTATTTTTTAATTCACTTATAAAAAGATCACTAATTCTATTTGGATCTTCTAAATCTAGAATAAATAAACCACATATCTCTTTTTTCTTAATATTCAATTCTTCTAGGGTAACTTTATTGGTTGTAATTTCTAAAATTTCTTTTATAATATCTTTTATCGCTTTATCTGTTACTTCATTTCTTACCTGAGTATAAACAGAAAAATAACCTATATCTCTATCTGATTTTAAAACAGAATATGCTCCATATGTATAAGCTTTTTTTTCTCGAAGATTTAAAAATAAACGACTTTGAGGTCCTCCTCCTAGAATCCCATTGGCTAAAATAGAAGAGAAATAAGTCGGATCATTTTTATGAAAAAAGACAGGTCCTCCATAACAAATGGTAGATTGAGTAAGAGAAGGAATATCCACTAAATCTATTTCTATTTTTGGAGAATGATTTGATTTTTTGAAAATTTTGTTTCCTTGAGAACAAGATCCTTTTTTCCATTTAGATAAATAATGTTCACATAATTGTTTCGCTTCTTGTAAAGATATATCTCCTATAAAAGAAAGATAAGATATATTTGGAATGTAATATTTCCGATATAATTTTTTTAAATCTTTAAGAGTAATATTTTTTATGGTATCGTAAGTTTCATATTCGCCATAAGGATGATTTTTTCCAAAATATAAAACATTTCGTACCCGTTGCAAAATGGCATTTGGATCCTTTTCTGATAAGTTAATATCTATAATCTTTTGTTTCACTATTTTTTCCAATTCTTTAGAATTATCAAAACGACTATTCATCAAAATATCACTCATGATAGCAATAGACTTCTCTAAATGTTTTTTTAAAGTAGAAACAGATATTCCTGAAAAAGAAGTATACAATGTCGTTCCTATATAATCAATTATTTCATCCAATTCTTCCTTAGAAGAATTCTTCGTTCCAGAACGAAGCATTTGTCCAAAAATTTTTTTTATTCCAGCTTTGTCTTTTTCCAAAAAAGGTTTATAGTCTAATTCTAAACCGACTCTAACTAAAGGAAGTTTATGATTCTCTACAACTAAAACTTTTAATCCATTTTTCATTTGAAAAAATTTAGGCTTTTCAATATTAATGACAGTCTTTCTTGTTAAAGACTTAGGCGGTGAACTACGATTAACTATTTGAGAAAACATATTTGTATGAAAAAAAATGTTGATGGTTATTATAAGAAGAATAATTTTTTGATTAAAAAATTTAACTAACTGGAACATTATATAAACGTACTCTACTATTTTTGTTTAAATATTTATTGGCAACGATCTTGATATCTTCTACAGATATTTCACGATATTTTTCTATATCTGTATTAATTAAATCTGCATTTTTATAGTATAAATGATAATGAGCTAAATTTGCTGCTATTCCACTCATAGAATAATTATCGAAAAGAAATTTTTTTTCAAAAAAGTTCTTGTGTTTTTCTAACTCATATTCTGTTATTACTTTTTCTTTTAAATTTTCTATTTCTTCATCTATAACTTTTGTTAAGTGGTCTAAAGTCACCCCAGGATTTATTAATCCGTATATAATGAAAATCCCATAATCCTCCATAGGATCTAAAAAAGATCCTGCATAAGCAGCTAACTGTTTTTTATTTACCACATTTTTCATTATACGTGAACTTTCTCCAGAAGAAAGGATATGATCTATAATTTTTAATACATAAGAATCTTTATCCGTTATTTTTGGAAGTCTATACGATAAAAAAACACCGGGAACTTTAGTATTTTTATCTACATATGTAGAAACAATTTCCTTTTTAATAGGATCTTCTTCTATTTTATTCATGTGAAAATCTATTTTTCCTTTTGGAATAGGAGAAAAATATGTATCAATCAAATTTCTTGCTTCTTTCATATCAAAATCTCCTGCTACCACCAAAGTGGCATTATTGGGGACATAATAAGTTTCATAAAATTTTTTGTAATCTACTTCTGTAGCAGAATCTAAATCTTTTTCAAAACCAATAATAGGATACTTATAAGGATGTTTATTGAATAATAAAGAAGGAATAATTTCTGAGATAGCTTTAGCATACGGTTGATTTTCTATTTGCATTTTTTTTTCTTCTTTGACTACTTCTCTTTGGATATTGATACTTTCTTTATCTATTTTTGCGTGAAACATTCTTTCAGATTCCAACCATAAGGCTAAAGGAAGACTGTCTGATGGTAAAACTTCGTAATAACAAGTCTCATCATGGTTAGTATAAGCATTATTTTTTCCTCCATTAGAAGCGATATATTTGAAAAATTCTCCTCTTTTAATATTTTTAGAACCTTCAAACATCAGATGTTCAAAAAAATGAGCAAAACCGGATTTTCCTGGAGATTCATTTTTAGTTCCTACATGATATAAAACGGAAATAGATACCAAAGGATTTGTGTTATCTTGATGTAAAATAACATGTAGTCCATTTGACAGGGTTTCTTCAAAAAATCTAATTTTAGGTGCTTGATCTGCTTTCAAAGAATTAAACATTATTATTGTTATGATGATTAAGAAAGAAAATCTATTCATCTTGCATGTTGTTTGCTATGATATGAATAAAAAACAAATTTAAAAATAAATTAAAGGAATTTACGAATTTTTTTTCCCAAAAAATGGGATTTTTTTCTTTTATTCTATTATTTTGTGGAATAATTAATGTGGAGTTAAGAGTAAAACATTATGAATGTATTCATCAATATAACTATGAAATATTTTTTGTTTTTTGTCCTTTTTTTATTTTCTTTTTTTCTAAAAATTGAAACAAAAAATATAGAAGGAAATGCAGAAAAAGGAGCAGAAATTTTTAAAAAGAATTGCACGTCTTGTCATTCTATAGATTTAGAAAAGAAAATGATAGGACCACCTCTAGCTGGTGTTACTGAAAAAAGAAGCAGAGAATGGCTGCATAAATGGATTTTGGATAACAAATCTCTCCGAAAAAGTGGAGATAAAGACGCTATAGCTATCTACAAAGAATATGGAAATGTAGAAATGAATTTATTTCCTCAATTATCCGAACAGGAAATAGATGATATATTATCTTTTATCAAAAATCCTGTCATTAAGAAAGAAAGTACGGCTGATGAAAAAGAGGAAAAAAATACCAGATCAGAATCTCCATTTTTAATTAAAATAATTGTTTTTGGACTTAGTATTTTATCTGCAATTTTACTTTGGATTTTATATAGAATTCAAATTTTAACTAAATTATTACTAAACGAAGATATCCTTTATCAGAAAAAAGACAAAACAAATTTTTGGATAGATACTGCTTTATTTAAATTTTTAAGAAAAAATAGAAAAAATTGGGCTGTTCTATCTTGTTGTATAGGATTTTCATTCATATTAGTAATATACGGAATTTGGATATTTTTAATGCAAATTGATGTCAATAAAGGGTACAAGCCAGATCAACCCATTTATTTTTCTCATAAAATACATTCTGGAATTAATGGAATAGATTGTCAATATTGTCATTCTTCAGCAAAATATAGCAAAGTATCTGGAATTCCTTCTGCAAATATTTGTATGAATTGTCATATTACTATCAATGAATATAAAGGTGATTATGTTGAAAAAGGAAAAAGTAGAGAAGTATATAATCAGGAAATACAAAAAATATACCATTCGGTAGGTTGGAATCCAGAAAAAAGAGAATATTCTCAAAAAACAAATCCTATTCAATGGATACGAATACATAACATGCCTGATTTTGTTCATTTTGATCATTCTCAACATATAATAACAGGAGAAAAAATGATCAAAAAATCAAAAAAAGTAGATTTAACTTGTAATGCTTGTCATGGAGAAGTTCAAAATATGGACCAAGTAGAAATGTCTCAAAATTTTACCATGGAATGGTGCATTTCTTGTCATAGAAAAACAGAAATAGACATTAATAATCAATATTATCAAGAACATTTTTCCGATTTTATCCAAAAAAGAAAAGGAAAAAAAATAACCATAGATATGATTGGTGGAACGGAATGTGCTAAATGTCACTATTAAATGACTTAGTTCGTCATTTATTTTTCTTAATAAATTATTTATGATGAAATCAAATAAAAAAGAAAACGCTATTTCTAAAATGGATATTCCAATTAAAAAATTTTTAAAAAATAGAACCTCTAGACGTGATTTTTTGAAATGGGTAGGTTTTAGTACAGCTTCTGTTACTTTAGCTGCATGTAAAGGTCCAGTAATAAAATCCATTCCTTATGTTGTAAAACCAGAGGTGATTACTCCAGGCCTACCGACCTATTACGCATCTACCATGATAGATTCTTTCGATATTGGAAGTGTATTAGTTAAAACTAGAGAAGGGCGTCCCATAAAAATAGAACCTAATATAACCTCGAATTATTTCAATACCACATCAGCTAGAATTCAATCCTCTTTATTATCTCTTTATGATGAAGAAAGATTAAAAAACCCTTTTATTAATGGAAATAAAAGTTCTTGGAATCAAATAGATAATTATGTTATTTCTCATTTAGAAAAAATATCCAAATTAAAAAAAGATATTGTAATACTTTCGTCTTCTTATCCAAGTTTTTCTACAAAAAAATTAATACAAGATTTTACAAGAACATATCCAACCACAAAATGGATCACTTATGATGCGATTTCTTATTCAAAAGCTTTAGATGCTGCTGCAGAAATATTTGGATTCCGAGCTTTTCCACTTTTTGATTTATCAAAAACGGAATTAATAGTATCTTTCGATGCGGATTTTTTAGGAGATTGGTGTCCAGAAAATATGAGTCATTCCTATGCTAAGAATAAAAATCCAGAAAAATCTATGATACAACATATTCAGATAGAAACTAATATGAGTCTATCTGGAGCAAATGCAGATATTCGTATTTCAAAAAAGCCATCAGATATAGAAAAAATGTTGTTTGAAGTTTACCAAACAATAGTTCTTAAAAAAGAAACTAATAGTGAAATTGTAAAAAAAATAACTGACTTAATTCAAAAAAAAGGATCAAAAAGTGTAGTTTTTGCAGATGGAAGTAAAGAAGCATATATTTTTTCTTTTTTGATAAACAAAAAAATTCATAGTCAAGCTTTACAAAAAAATAAATTTATTTTATCAAAAGAAAGTGATGATGAAAAACTAAAGAATTTTATAGAAGATTTAGAAAAAGAAAAAGTTGGAGCTTTATTAATTCATAACACTAATCCAGTCTATAGTCTTCCTTCCTCTATTTCTCAGAAAATAAAAAAATTATTAAGAATAATACCAATGACTATCTCTTTTTCAATGAAAAAAGATGAAACTAATGAATTAATGGATGTATTAGCTCCTATTCCTCATTGGCTAGAAAGTTGGGGAGACACCCATCCTGTTACAGGGATTTACACTCTCATTCAACCTACTATTCAGTGTATATTTAATACAAGACAATTTCAAGAGTCTTTAATGATTTGGGGAAGAAAACCAGAAAAAAATTATTACGAATACTTAAAAAACATTTGGGAAAAAGAAATTATTCCAAAATCCAATGTTTCTTCTTTTCAGGAAGCTTTGTTTCACGGAGTAGTGGAAGTGGAAAAAGAAGAAAATATTATCCATAAAAAAAATATTTTATCTAATAATTATGATAAACAAGAATATTATATAGATGAAAAAAATAGATTAGATAAAAATTTTGAACTTCGATTATACACGAAAACAAGTATAGGAGACGGCCATCAACATGACAATCCATGGCTTCAAGAACTTCCGGATCCTATTACTCGTACTACTTGGGAAAACTATTTAACTATATCATATGATGATGCAAAAAAAATAGGAATAAAAAATTGGTATACAGGAACAGGAGCTATGAATGGCCATTGTGTTGATTTAATCAAAGATCATAAAACATTGATTAAAAATATACCTGTTTATATTCAACCTGGACAAGCAATAGGTTCTATAGGTTTATCTTTTGGATATGGACAAAAAATAGGAAAATTTACTCAAATGATCAAAGGAAAAAATGCTTATGTTCTTTATGAAAATTTTCATTTGATACAAAAAAATATACAGATAAAAAAAGTAAATAAAATATATAAATTTGCTTGTGTACAATTACAAAATACAACTGTAGGAAGAAACTTAGTCAAAGAAACGGATTTAGAAACTTTTTTAAAACATCCTAAAGAAATTTGGAATGAAGAAGAAAAAGTTTTTACTCACAAAGGAATGCTCCCACCAGAAAATATTTCTATTTGGAATGATCCTGTTGTAAAAGAAAAAGATAAAAGAGGCCATCATTTTCATCTATCTATAGATTTGAATGCTTGTATTGGATGTGGAGCTTGTATTATTGCATGTCATTCGGAAAATAATGTTCCTATTGTGGGAAAAGAAGAGATTAGAAAATCTAGAGATATGCATTGGTTACGTGTGGATAGATATTATTCCGGAAAAGAAAACTCTGAGGATGAATTTTTTATTAAAAATCCAAGGGTTTCTTTTCAACCTATAATGTGTCAACATTGTGATAATGCTCCTTGTGAGACGGTCTGTCCGGTTGGAGCAACATCTCATGGAGAACAAGGTCAAAATATGATGGCATATAATCGTTGTGTAGGAACACGTTATTGTGCAAATAATTGTCCTTATAAAGTAAGACGTTTTAATTGGTTTAATTATGCCAATAACCAAAATTTTGATTTTCACATGAATAACGATCTAGGGAAAATGGTTCTTAACCCAGATGTTGTTGTTAGAAGCAGAGGGGTTATGGAAAAATGCTCTTTATGCATACAAAGAACACAATCTGTTATAGGAGTAGCAAAAAAAGAAAATAGAAAGATCAAAGATGAAGAATTTGAAACAGCTTGCAGTATTTCTTGTCCTACAAAAGCAATTACTTTTGGAGATGTAAATGACAAAAATAGTCATATTTTAGAAAAAATTCAAGATCAAAGGAATTATAAACTCCTGGAATTTCTCGGAATACGTCCAAATGTATCTTATCAATTAAAGATAAGAAATCTGAAATAGAATGGATTATTATGTTAAAGCTAAATAAAAACCATGAAACCTCTATAAGAGAACCATTGATTATAGGAGATAAAACATTTCAAAATATCACCGAAGACATTTTGAGACCTATAAAAAATAAAGCTGGAAAGCAATGGTGGATCTCTTTATTAATCTCAATTATGGCTTTCTTTTGGGGTTTAGGATGCATATTTTATACTATAGGTACGGGTATAGGAGTATGGGGTTTGAATAGAACTATAAATTGGGCTTGGGATATTACTAATTTTGTTTGGTGGGTTGGAATTGGTCATGCGGGAACTTTGATTTCTGCTGTTCTATTATTATTTCGTCAAAAATGGCGTTTATCTATCAACCGATCAGCTGAAGCTATGACTATTTTTGCGGTTATTCAAGCTGGTTTATTTCCTATCATACACATGGGAAGACCATGGAATGCTCATTGGGTTTTACCTATTCCAAATCAATTTGGTTCTTTGTGGCCTAATTTTAATTCTCCACTATTATGGGACGTATTTGCTATTAGTACTTATTTTTCCGTTTCTACTGTTTTTTGGTTTATGGGATTGATTCCAGATTTTGCTATGATCAGAGATAGAGTCACAGATCCTATACAGAAAAAAATATATAGCATTCTTAGTTTTGGATGGGGAGGAACATCCAAAGATTGGCAAAGATTTGAAGAAATTTCTTTGTTGCTAGCTGGACTATGCACTCCATTAGTTTTTTCAGTACATACTATTGTTTCATTTGATTTTTCTACTTCGGTGATTAAGGGTTGGCATAGCACTATATTCCCTCCTTATTTTGTAGCTGGAGCCATATTTTCAGGTTTTGCAATGGTACAAACTCTATTAGGAGTAGCTAGAAAAGTCCTTTCATTAGAAAGTTATATAACTAGAAATCATATTGAATATATGAATATGATCATTTTGTTAACAGGAGGAATAGTGTTATTAGCTTATATATCCGAATTTATTCTTGCATGGTATTCTAGCAGTCCTTTTGAAGAGTTCACTTATTTTTCTGTAAAGGCTGCAACAGGACCATTTTGGTGGGCTTTTTGGGCTTTAATTATTTGTAATGTATTAATTCCACAATTTTTATGGATAAGATTTGTAAGAAGAAGTTTTTTTTGGTCTTATATAATAGCAATTTTCATTAATATTGGAATGTGGTTCGAAAGGTTTGATATTATCGTTTTAAATCTAAGTCATGATTATTTACCTTCTTCTTGGACTGGGTTTATGCCTTCATTTGTAGATGTAGGAATATTTATAGGAACTATTGGCTTTTTTTTCGTTCTTTATTTATTATACATACGTGTATTTCCAGTTATATCACAGGCAGAACTAAAAACAATATTGAAATGTTCTAAAAAAAATGTTACAAAAGATGATTAAATCCGTATTTAATATTCAGGCATTATATGATCATGAAGATTTAATGATAAACCATTTAAAAATTCTTCGGAAAAAGAACATAAATATACATGAAGTATATTCCCCTTTTCCCATTCATAATTTGAATAAATTACTTGAATTAAAAAAAACAAATTTGTCTTTTTTGTCTTTTATATATGGATTTATAGGATTTTTTACGGCTAGTATACTTACTTGGTATACCATGATTTATGATTGGCCACAAAATATTGGAGGAAAACCTTCTTATTCTTGGATTCACAATCTTCCTTCTTTTATTCCTGTAATATTTGAATTGTCTATTTTTTTTTCTGCACATTTTATGTGCATCACTTATCTTTTTCAATGTAAATTATTTCCAGGATCTACTCCAAAAAATC is a genomic window containing:
- a CDS encoding M16 family metallopeptidase, with translation MFNSLKADQAPKIRFFEETLSNGLHVILHQDNTNPLVSISVLYHVGTKNESPGKSGFAHFFEHLMFEGSKNIKRGEFFKYIASNGGKNNAYTNHDETCYYEVLPSDSLPLALWLESERMFHAKIDKESINIQREVVKEEKKMQIENQPYAKAISEIIPSLLFNKHPYKYPIIGFEKDLDSATEVDYKKFYETYYVPNNATLVVAGDFDMKEARNLIDTYFSPIPKGKIDFHMNKIEEDPIKKEIVSTYVDKNTKVPGVFLSYRLPKITDKDSYVLKIIDHILSSGESSRIMKNVVNKKQLAAYAGSFLDPMEDYGIFIIYGLINPGVTLDHLTKVIDEEIENLKEKVITEYELEKHKNFFEKKFLFDNYSMSGIAANLAHYHLYYKNADLINTDIEKYREISVEDIKIVANKYLNKNSRVRLYNVPVS
- a CDS encoding SUF system Fe-S cluster assembly protein codes for the protein MKEDYSSLDLEDRIVYVLKSIYDPEIPVDIYELGLIYDIQVSHEEEVKIVMTLTTPNCPVADSLPIKVKEKVQSIEGIKKVDVVLTFDPPWSREFMSEEARLELGML
- a CDS encoding M16 family metallopeptidase, whose product is MFSQIVNRSSPPKSLTRKTVINIEKPKFFQMKNGLKVLVVENHKLPLVRVGLELDYKPFLEKDKAGIKKIFGQMLRSGTKNSSKEELDEIIDYIGTTLYTSFSGISVSTLKKHLEKSIAIMSDILMNSRFDNSKELEKIVKQKIIDINLSEKDPNAILQRVRNVLYFGKNHPYGEYETYDTIKNITLKDLKKLYRKYYIPNISYLSFIGDISLQEAKQLCEHYLSKWKKGSCSQGNKIFKKSNHSPKIEIDLVDIPSLTQSTICYGGPVFFHKNDPTYFSSILANGILGGGPQSRLFLNLREKKAYTYGAYSVLKSDRDIGYFSVYTQVRNEVTDKAIKDIIKEILEITTNKVTLEELNIKKKEICGLFILDLEDPNRISDLFISELKNNLPSGFYKNYLNSVQSVTISDVHSSCKKFFSGKNGRVIIIGKANDILPILRNLGYPIRFFDKFGTKLK
- a CDS encoding DUF3341 domain-containing protein encodes the protein MIKSVFNIQALYDHEDLMINHLKILRKKNINIHEVYSPFPIHNLNKLLELKKTNLSFLSFIYGFIGFFTASILTWYTMIYDWPQNIGGKPSYSWIHNLPSFIPVIFELSIFFSAHFMCITYLFQCKLFPGSTPKNPDPRTTDNMFLIEIHTEKNAEELRNFLKENGAMEVNITKIVQT
- the nrfD gene encoding NrfD/PsrC family molybdoenzyme membrane anchor subunit, whose product is MLKLNKNHETSIREPLIIGDKTFQNITEDILRPIKNKAGKQWWISLLISIMAFFWGLGCIFYTIGTGIGVWGLNRTINWAWDITNFVWWVGIGHAGTLISAVLLLFRQKWRLSINRSAEAMTIFAVIQAGLFPIIHMGRPWNAHWVLPIPNQFGSLWPNFNSPLLWDVFAISTYFSVSTVFWFMGLIPDFAMIRDRVTDPIQKKIYSILSFGWGGTSKDWQRFEEISLLLAGLCTPLVFSVHTIVSFDFSTSVIKGWHSTIFPPYFVAGAIFSGFAMVQTLLGVARKVLSLESYITRNHIEYMNMIILLTGGIVLLAYISEFILAWYSSSPFEEFTYFSVKAATGPFWWAFWALIICNVLIPQFLWIRFVRRSFFWSYIIAIFINIGMWFERFDIIVLNLSHDYLPSSWTGFMPSFVDVGIFIGTIGFFFVLYLLYIRVFPVISQAELKTILKCSKKNVTKDD
- a CDS encoding c-type cytochrome — its product is MKYFLFFVLFLFSFFLKIETKNIEGNAEKGAEIFKKNCTSCHSIDLEKKMIGPPLAGVTEKRSREWLHKWILDNKSLRKSGDKDAIAIYKEYGNVEMNLFPQLSEQEIDDILSFIKNPVIKKESTADEKEEKNTRSESPFLIKIIVFGLSILSAILLWILYRIQILTKLLLNEDILYQKKDKTNFWIDTALFKFLRKNRKNWAVLSCCIGFSFILVIYGIWIFLMQIDVNKGYKPDQPIYFSHKIHSGINGIDCQYCHSSAKYSKVSGIPSANICMNCHITINEYKGDYVEKGKSREVYNQEIQKIYHSVGWNPEKREYSQKTNPIQWIRIHNMPDFVHFDHSQHIITGEKMIKKSKKVDLTCNACHGEVQNMDQVEMSQNFTMEWCISCHRKTEIDINNQYYQEHFSDFIQKRKGKKITIDMIGGTECAKCHY
- a CDS encoding 4Fe-4S dicluster domain-containing protein produces the protein MMKSNKKENAISKMDIPIKKFLKNRTSRRDFLKWVGFSTASVTLAACKGPVIKSIPYVVKPEVITPGLPTYYASTMIDSFDIGSVLVKTREGRPIKIEPNITSNYFNTTSARIQSSLLSLYDEERLKNPFINGNKSSWNQIDNYVISHLEKISKLKKDIVILSSSYPSFSTKKLIQDFTRTYPTTKWITYDAISYSKALDAAAEIFGFRAFPLFDLSKTELIVSFDADFLGDWCPENMSHSYAKNKNPEKSMIQHIQIETNMSLSGANADIRISKKPSDIEKMLFEVYQTIVLKKETNSEIVKKITDLIQKKGSKSVVFADGSKEAYIFSFLINKKIHSQALQKNKFILSKESDDEKLKNFIEDLEKEKVGALLIHNTNPVYSLPSSISQKIKKLLRIIPMTISFSMKKDETNELMDVLAPIPHWLESWGDTHPVTGIYTLIQPTIQCIFNTRQFQESLMIWGRKPEKNYYEYLKNIWEKEIIPKSNVSSFQEALFHGVVEVEKEENIIHKKNILSNNYDKQEYYIDEKNRLDKNFELRLYTKTSIGDGHQHDNPWLQELPDPITRTTWENYLTISYDDAKKIGIKNWYTGTGAMNGHCVDLIKDHKTLIKNIPVYIQPGQAIGSIGLSFGYGQKIGKFTQMIKGKNAYVLYENFHLIQKNIQIKKVNKIYKFACVQLQNTTVGRNLVKETDLETFLKHPKEIWNEEEKVFTHKGMLPPENISIWNDPVVKEKDKRGHHFHLSIDLNACIGCGACIIACHSENNVPIVGKEEIRKSRDMHWLRVDRYYSGKENSEDEFFIKNPRVSFQPIMCQHCDNAPCETVCPVGATSHGEQGQNMMAYNRCVGTRYCANNCPYKVRRFNWFNYANNQNFDFHMNNDLGKMVLNPDVVVRSRGVMEKCSLCIQRTQSVIGVAKKENRKIKDEEFETACSISCPTKAITFGDVNDKNSHILEKIQDQRNYKLLEFLGIRPNVSYQLKIRNLK